One genomic window of Motacilla alba alba isolate MOTALB_02 chromosome 3, Motacilla_alba_V1.0_pri, whole genome shotgun sequence includes the following:
- the LOC119698468 gene encoding serine/arginine repetitive matrix protein 1-like, protein MELRAPLRREAPGRAARPQHRCAGSGGRRRRRLPPGALTPEPPGPRSRLLPPPPPGSLLTFRKTPDVTGSPRVSPPPRRWRRRRRHPRLSREARRGRGGRQTARGEPDRGGRLSGTAPRPELALVPGVVHLALQTPPGIERTTSYAAGSRNSSLVDVFSGCASLGVATLSAGFALSRRVNKHLEKAYTGAPEPLTLPVAPSTVGAELVRAEQPRCGALSSPGSAELPLGCAGRGCPACCALPQPPPPTSLLLQP, encoded by the exons ATGGAGCTGCGCGCCCCGCTACGCAGGGAGGCGCccgggcgggcagcgcggccgcaACATCGATGCGCGGGGTCaggagggcggcggcggcggcggctcccccCCGGCGCACTCACCCCGGAGCCGCCCGGGCCCCGCTCTCGGCTCctcccgccgcctccgccgGGCTCGTTATTGACTTTCAGGAAAACTCCCGACGTCACCGGCTCCCCCCGAGTGTCTCCCCCTccgcggcggtggcggcggcggcggcggcatcCCCGGCTCTCGCGAGAAGCGCGGCGGGGACGGGGGGGCCGCCAGACAGCGCGGGGGGAGCCAGACAGAGGGGGGCGGCTGAG tggcacagcccCCCGCCCCGAGCTTGCCCTGGTACCCGGAGTGGTCCACTTGGCTCTGCAAACTCCTCCAGGAATAGAAAGAACTACCAGTTACGCCGCAGGAAGCCGTAATTCATCCCTCGTTGATGTGTTTAGTGGATGCGCCAGCCTCGGTGTTGCTACATTGTCCGCAGGCTTCGCCTTATCCCGGCGGGTAAACAAACACCTAGAGAAAGCGTACACCGGCGCTCCCGAGCCTCTGACTCTTCCCGTTGCCCCAAGCACTGTCGGAGCGGAGCtggtgagagcagagcagccgCGCTGCGGGGCGCTGAGCTCTCCCGGCTCGGcggagctgcctctgggctgCGCAGGCCGGGGATGCCCGGCCTGCTGCGCCctgccgcagccgccgccgccaaCGAGCCTGCTCCTGCAACCCTAA